The Nitrospirota bacterium sequence CAGCCACCATCCTGAAGTTCCTTCCTATAATAGGTGAGTAGCTCTTCTGCCTTTTTGTCCAGTACCTCCTTATACTCTGTTCCCCTTAGCATCTCCTTCAGGGTAGACATCTCAGCATCTCCAAGCATATCGATCATCCTGGACCTGCCCTCAAGCCTCTCAACATGGAGAAGAATCACCTCTTCTGGAGACTGGACAAGGTTGTGATAGGCACATATCATCGCCTTTGAGCCCTTTGTCTTATCCACTGCAATCAATATCTTTCTCATTCTTTTCACTCCTTTTAACAAATTTTAGGGCAGAAATATCCATTTCTGTAAGATGAGTCCTATAAGGAAAAGACCGAGGATAACCGCTGTGGAGACCACAATGGCAGTATAGGCATCCCGCCAGCTATATGGTTCTTCACATATGATAGGTGTCTTTGCTACAAGCACAGGTACCTTAGCCCTTTTTCCTACATCCCTGCTAACAGAGCCCGTGATAAGTCTATTTAGCCTACTCCTCCTACTGTGACCCATAATTATGAGGTCAACACCTTCCTCTTCGGCAACCTTGAGGATCTCCTCTGTTGGATGTCCTTCCCTTATCAGGGTCTTTATCGGGATATGGCCACCATTCTGAAGTTCCTTCCTATAATAGGTGAGCAGCTCTTCTGCCTTTTTGTCCAGTACCTCCTTATACTCTGTTCCCCTTAGCATCTCCTTCAGGGTAGACATCTCAGCATCTCCAAGCATATCGATCATCCTGGACCTGCCCTCAAACCTCTCAACATGAAGAAGAATTACCTCTTCTGGTGACTGAACAAGGTTGTGATAGGTCGCTAAAACGGACTTAGACCCTTTTGTGTTATCCACCGGAATCAGCACCTTTTTCATCTTCCTTATACTCCTTCTTATACCTTAGAATGTCTGAAGCCCTCAGTCGTGGTTTCCTTCCAATCCTTGACCTCTTCGTACTCCTCCTTTCCTGCTATAACAACAGGTATCTTCGACCTTCTCTCTACATCTCTTGGAACACATCCGGTGATAAGTTTGTCGAACCAACCTCTTCTGTTATAACCAAGGATTATAAGTTCCACATTTTCTTCATGGGCAACCCTAAGGATTTCCTCCACAGGGTGACCTTCCCTCACCACAGTCTTTACATCGATAAGACCGCCACTTTCGAGTTCCTTTCTGTAATAATTCAGAATTTTTTCTGCCTTTCTGTCCAGTGCCTCCTTATACTCTGTTCCCCTTAGCATCTCCTTCAGGGTAGACATCTCAGCATCTCCAAGCATATCGATCATCCT is a genomic window containing:
- a CDS encoding universal stress protein — encoded protein: MKKILIAVDETKGSKAVLSIFHNMVRPPEKVILLHVERLEGRSRMIDMLGDAEMSTLKEMLRGTEYKEALDRKAEKILNYYRKELESGGLIDVKTVVREGHPVEEILRVAHEENVELIILGYNRRGWFDKLITGCVPRDVERRSKIPVVIAGKEEYEEVKDWKETTTEGFRHSKV
- a CDS encoding universal stress protein, yielding MKKVLIPVDNTKGSKSVLATYHNLVQSPEEVILLHVERFEGRSRMIDMLGDAEMSTLKEMLRGTEYKEVLDKKAEELLTYYRKELQNGGHIPIKTLIREGHPTEEILKVAEEEGVDLIIMGHSRRSRLNRLITGSVSRDVGKRAKVPVLVAKTPIICEEPYSWRDAYTAIVVSTAVILGLFLIGLILQKWIFLP
- a CDS encoding universal stress protein, with the protein product MRKILIAVDKTKGSKAMICAYHNLVQSPEEVILLHVERLEGRSRMIDMLGDAEMSTLKEMLRGTEYKEVLDKKAEELLTYYRKELQDGGCIPIKALIREGHPTEEILKVAEEEGVDLIIMGCNAKGRLQRLITGCVTRDVERKAKMPVLIAKTTGCEKFL